CGCCGCCACCGTGCCCGGCGCCGTCGCCTCCGCCGAGCTGCGCGAGTCGCTCAACTTCGCCCGCGAGCCGCTGGCCGCCCTCGCCCCCGAGGAGCGGACCCAACTGCGCGACCTGCTGCGCCGGATGCTCGAAGGCGCCACCCCGGCGCCCTGACCGGCCGTCGGCCCCCGAACGGCCCGCCCCCGTGCTCCGGGGCCGGGCCGCCGTGCGTACGCTCCCCCGTGAGAACGGTGCATCACCCTCTGCCGGATCGCGTCGGCATGTAACCGAACGGCCGGACAGGCCGTCTCAGTAGTGGCGGCACACAGGCGTGCCCGCCCTTCCGCCTGCCGGGCCGTCAGCGGCCGAACAGAGAGCACACTCCGACATGACCGAGAAGAGCCGGCCTGCCCCGGGTACCTCCCGCCGCGCGGGCCGCCTCGCCAGGACCGCCGGTGCGACCGCCGCCGTCCTGGTGCTCGCCACCGCCGGCGCCGGCGCCTGGTTCTACCACCGCATCGACCACAACATCACGACGTTCTCCGCCGACGGCGTCGCCACCAGCCGCCCCCGGCCGCCCCCACCGTCTCCGGCGGCGGACGCCCCGTCAACGTCCTGCTCCTGGGCTCCGACACCAGGACGGACGGCAACGACGCGCTGGGCGGCGGCGAGGAGGGCGTCGGGCACTCCGACACCGCGATCCTGCTGCACGTCTACGCCGACGGGAAGCACGCGGTCGGCGTCTCCATACCCCGCGACACCCTCGTCACCGTCCCCGCCTGCAAGCTGCCCAGCGGCTCGTGGACGAAGGCCCGCACCAACCAGATGTTCAACTCCGCCTTCACGGTGGGCGAGTACCCGCAGGGCAACCCGGCCTGCACCCAGAACACCGTCGAGGCGCTCACCGGGCTGCGGGTCGACCACACCATCGTGGTCGACTTCAAGGGCTTCGCCGCGATGACCGAGGCGGTGCACGGCGTCGACGTGTGCGTCCCGAACGACGTCGACTCCTACGGCATCCGCCTGTCCAAGGGCCGGCAGACCGTCAGCGGCCAGACCGCCCTGGACTACGTGCGGGCCCGGCACGGCCTCGGGGACGGGTCGGACATCGGCCGGATGAAGCGCCAGCAGGCCTTCGTCTCCTCCTTCATCAAGAAGGTCGAGGCCCAGGGCATGGACCTCACCACCCTGCTGCCGCTCGCCGATGCCGCCACCAAGTCCCTCACCGTCGACCAGGACCTCGGCAGCGCGGCGAAGCTCGCCGCCTTCGCCCAGTCGCTCCAGGGCATCAAGGTCGACGGCATCACCTTCGTGACCGTCCCCTGGCAGTTCGCCGGTGCCCGGGTCACCCTCGTCCACCCGGACGTCGACACCCTCTGGCAGATGCTCCGCCAGGACGTCACCCTGGACGGCCGGTCCACCGCCCCCGGCGCCTCGCCGACGCCGACCGCCGGGCTGACCTCCGCCGCAGCGCCGACCCCGACCGGCGACCCGTCCTCCTCCGGTACGCCGTCCGCCGTGTCCTCCGCCTCGGCCGGTGCGGACGACACGGGTGTGCCGGTCCTGGTGCACAACGCCTCCGGCGGCGCCGGCACCGCCGGCCGGGCGGCCGCCGCGCTGCGGACGCTCGGCTACGGGGACGTGACCGTCGGGGCCAACACCCGGACGAGGACCGGCACGGTGGTCGGCTACCCGGCCGGGCACCGGGCCGAGGCCGAGCACCTCGCCGCCCGGTACCCCGGGGCGGAGATCCAGCAGGACCCGGCCGCCGACGGCCTGATCCTCACCCTCGGCAGCGACCACGCCGCCGGCGACCCGACGGGCGCGGCCGTGCTCCCGACCACCGTCCCGTCCGGCATCTCCGGCAACACCCGGCCGGCCGACAGCGACCTCTGCTCGGACCTCAGCTTCGGCTGACCGCCGCC
The Kitasatospora paranensis genome window above contains:
- a CDS encoding LCP family protein; this encodes MAAHRRARPSACRAVSGRTESTLRHDREEPACPGYLPPRGPPRQDRRCDRRRPGARHRRRRRLVLPPHRPQHHDVLRRRRRHQPPPAAPTVSGGGRPVNVLLLGSDTRTDGNDALGGGEEGVGHSDTAILLHVYADGKHAVGVSIPRDTLVTVPACKLPSGSWTKARTNQMFNSAFTVGEYPQGNPACTQNTVEALTGLRVDHTIVVDFKGFAAMTEAVHGVDVCVPNDVDSYGIRLSKGRQTVSGQTALDYVRARHGLGDGSDIGRMKRQQAFVSSFIKKVEAQGMDLTTLLPLADAATKSLTVDQDLGSAAKLAAFAQSLQGIKVDGITFVTVPWQFAGARVTLVHPDVDTLWQMLRQDVTLDGRSTAPGASPTPTAGLTSAAAPTPTGDPSSSGTPSAVSSASAGADDTGVPVLVHNASGGAGTAGRAAAALRTLGYGDVTVGANTRTRTGTVVGYPAGHRAEAEHLAARYPGAEIQQDPAADGLILTLGSDHAAGDPTGAAVLPTTVPSGISGNTRPADSDLCSDLSFG